A genomic stretch from Croceibacterium aestuarii includes:
- a CDS encoding TonB family protein — protein sequence MAYADQQMSSSRMIAIVIVALIHLAVGYALVTGLAYSAAKKLVERVTTVDVEEPPPPEEEPPPPPPEQNTPPPPVAPPPPINVAVAPPPIQVQTVIPPPAPVARVVPPPAPPPPPPPPSQARGASPKGMSGWARRIQENYPSRAQREGTEGTVGVAVVVGSNGRVSSCNVTASSGSSVLDEAACSGMERYARFDPALDDAGNPVSGRYNTRITYKLN from the coding sequence ATGGCTTACGCTGACCAACAAATGAGCAGCAGTCGCATGATTGCGATTGTCATAGTTGCCCTTATCCACCTCGCTGTCGGTTATGCTCTTGTGACCGGCCTCGCTTACTCGGCCGCGAAGAAGCTGGTCGAGCGCGTGACGACGGTGGATGTGGAAGAGCCGCCGCCGCCGGAGGAAGAGCCACCGCCGCCGCCGCCCGAGCAGAACACGCCGCCGCCACCGGTTGCGCCGCCGCCGCCGATCAACGTCGCCGTGGCACCGCCGCCGATCCAGGTGCAAACGGTGATCCCGCCGCCCGCGCCGGTCGCACGCGTGGTTCCGCCGCCGGCGCCCCCGCCGCCGCCGCCGCCGCCCTCGCAGGCGCGCGGTGCCAGCCCGAAGGGCATGTCCGGCTGGGCGCGCCGAATTCAGGAAAACTATCCCTCGCGTGCCCAGCGCGAAGGAACTGAGGGAACCGTGGGTGTGGCGGTCGTTGTCGGAAGTAATGGCCGGGTGAGTTCGTGCAATGTCACGGCCTCGAGCGGCTCAAGCGTTCTCGACGAGGCAGCGTGCAGCGGCATGGAGCGTTACGCGCGCTTCGATCCGGCGCTCGACGACGCGGGCAACCCCGTCTCAGGGCGGTACAACACCCGCATCACCTACAAGCTCAACTAG
- the hisN gene encoding histidinol-phosphatase — translation MNLTAEIALARRLADAAGDAIRPLYRGEWSHEQKADRSFVTEADQAAEAAMRALIEREFPGDGIIGEEYGNRNPGAGRQWVLDPIDGTTSFIAGRPIFGTLIALLQDGWPVLGVIDQPILRERWLGATGEGTTLNGKPVRAALCSELSGAVLATTSPHLFSGEQVEPFMQLSGAVAERKIIWGGDCYNYALLASGHVDVVCEAGLKLHDFAALVPVVEGAGGTMCDWNGEPLNAESEGLVLALGDPARLDDVLEAMGGAAHGHDHAH, via the coding sequence ATGAACCTTACCGCCGAAATCGCCCTTGCTCGCCGCCTCGCCGATGCCGCCGGTGATGCCATCCGGCCGCTCTATCGCGGGGAGTGGTCGCACGAACAGAAGGCCGACCGGTCGTTCGTGACCGAGGCGGATCAGGCGGCCGAGGCGGCGATGCGCGCGCTGATCGAGCGGGAATTTCCCGGCGACGGGATCATCGGGGAGGAATATGGCAACCGCAATCCCGGCGCGGGCCGGCAATGGGTGCTCGACCCGATCGACGGCACCACCAGCTTCATCGCCGGGCGGCCGATCTTCGGCACGCTGATCGCACTGTTGCAGGACGGCTGGCCCGTGCTCGGGGTGATCGACCAGCCGATCCTGAGGGAACGATGGCTCGGCGCGACCGGCGAAGGAACCACCCTCAACGGCAAGCCTGTACGCGCTGCGCTGTGCAGCGAACTCTCCGGCGCGGTGCTGGCGACGACCAGTCCGCACCTGTTCTCCGGCGAGCAGGTCGAACCCTTCATGCAACTGTCGGGCGCGGTGGCCGAGCGCAAAATCATCTGGGGCGGCGACTGCTACAACTACGCGCTGCTCGCTTCGGGCCACGTCGACGTGGTCTGCGAGGCCGGGCTCAAGCTGCACGATTTCGCCGCGCTGGTCCCGGTGGTCGAGGGCGCGGGAGGCACGATGTGCGACTGGAACGGCGAGCCGCTCAACGCCGAGTCCGAAGGCCTCGTGCTGGCGCTCGGTGATCCGGCGCGGCTCGACGACGTGCTCGAGGCGATGGGCGGAGCGGCGCACGGGCACGACCACGCGCATTGA
- a CDS encoding MotA/TolQ/ExbB proton channel family protein: MLIDLLAAASTEAPASKFGFTEALEQGGAIAYSILAVLVIMSVGSFYIMITKLLEQGKIMRQYKAVRANFWRANTLSEGASKLEKNSAWRQVVDDALAAEAQHTKMTDSLEAHDWMHGSLARSEASINSRLASGLPFLATVGATAPFVGLLGTVIGIYRAMIGIAISGSGSIDKVAGPVGEALIMTAIGLLVAVPAVLAYNWLQARNKKISEMLAGFSTDILANLTSRGAVKPAVITKTSTQQAAKTTAPAAKA, from the coding sequence ATGCTTATTGATCTCCTTGCTGCAGCTTCGACAGAAGCGCCGGCATCCAAGTTCGGCTTCACCGAAGCCCTGGAACAGGGCGGCGCCATCGCTTACTCGATCCTCGCCGTGCTCGTCATCATGTCGGTCGGTTCGTTCTACATCATGATCACCAAGCTGCTCGAGCAGGGCAAGATCATGCGCCAGTACAAGGCCGTTCGCGCCAACTTCTGGCGGGCCAACACTCTGAGCGAAGGCGCCAGCAAGCTCGAAAAGAACAGCGCCTGGCGCCAGGTCGTCGATGATGCGCTGGCCGCCGAAGCCCAGCACACCAAGATGACCGACTCGCTCGAGGCGCACGATTGGATGCACGGTTCGCTCGCGCGTTCGGAAGCGTCGATCAATTCGCGTCTGGCAAGCGGCCTGCCGTTCCTCGCCACCGTCGGCGCGACTGCGCCGTTCGTCGGCCTGCTCGGTACGGTTATCGGTATCTACCGCGCCATGATCGGGATCGCGATCTCCGGTTCGGGCTCGATCGACAAGGTCGCCGGCCCGGTCGGCGAAGCGCTGATCATGACCGCCATCGGCCTGCTCGTCGCGGTTCCCGCCGTGCTCGCCTACAACTGGCTGCAGGCGCGCAACAAGAAGATTTCCGAGATGCTGGCTGGCTTCTCGACCGATATTCTGGCGAACCTCACCTCGCGCGGCGCGGTGAAGCCGGCGGTCATCACGAAGACTTCGACGCAGCAGGCGGCCAAGACGACCGCCCCGGCAGCGAAGGCCTGA
- a CDS encoding ligase-associated DNA damage response DEXH box helicase, whose amino-acid sequence MPEPSIPAEIAAWFAGRGWRVRRHQAEMLAASDAGKHALLVADTGAGKTLAGFLPTLADFCPSRGPPADDGLHTLYVSPLKALAHDVQRNLVAPVEDMGLPIRIETRSGDTPSDRKKRQRSRPPHILLTTPESLSLLLSYPDSYALFRGLKRVVIDEIHAFATGKRGDLLALALSRLQAIAPDLQRAALSATVADVEGFRAWLAPWGEIDAVELVEGEKGAAPEVEILLPEEASVPWGGHAAIWAIPQLYRLVKQGRTTLIFANTRFLAELIFEQLWDANEDTLPIGIHHGSLSKEARRKVEGAMARGELRALVATASLDLGVDWGDIDCVVQMGAPKGSSRLLQRIGRANHRLDQPSRAVLVPGNRFEFLEATAAKDAVDQGQRDGEDFRPGGLDVLAQHVMTCACAAPFEEAALLAEVRSSLAFAWLDAPTWQRVLHFVATGGYALEAYDKFRRIVRDEAGLWRLTHPQHAQRHRMNAGIIVDSEMIEIRFRNGRSLGKVEEAFAASLGPGDTIRFAGMDLEVEALKDLELVVRAAKRAGQIPSYMGLRLPLTTHLADRVRAMLVDRAGWGRFPDDVREWLEVQDWRSAMPGPDSLLVESFPHAQREYTVYYTFTGWNANQSLGMLITKRMEERGLMPGGFVANDYSLAVWGLKAVEDPAALLSPDILAHEFVDWVQNSHLLRRAFREVAVISGLVERQHPGKRKSGKQVTFSTDLIYDVLRKYEPGHVLLEAAWADARERMTDIGRLGDLLDSAAARLVHVRLERVSPLAVPVMVMIGRESLPQGAVDEELLFEAEALAGAAMRVEAPVDDLWPDESED is encoded by the coding sequence ATGCCTGAGCCTTCCATCCCCGCCGAAATTGCCGCGTGGTTCGCTGGACGCGGCTGGCGTGTGCGCCGGCATCAGGCGGAAATGCTCGCGGCGAGCGATGCGGGCAAGCATGCCCTGCTCGTGGCCGACACCGGTGCCGGCAAGACGCTGGCCGGGTTTCTTCCGACGCTGGCGGACTTCTGTCCGTCGCGGGGGCCACCTGCGGACGACGGATTGCACACGCTCTACGTCTCGCCGCTCAAGGCGCTGGCGCACGACGTGCAGCGCAACCTCGTCGCCCCGGTCGAGGACATGGGCTTGCCCATCCGCATCGAAACACGCAGCGGCGATACCCCGTCGGACCGCAAGAAGCGCCAGCGCAGCCGCCCGCCGCACATCCTTCTGACCACGCCGGAAAGCCTCTCGCTGCTGCTAAGCTACCCGGACAGCTATGCGCTGTTTCGTGGGCTCAAGCGGGTCGTGATCGACGAAATCCATGCCTTCGCCACCGGCAAGCGCGGCGACCTGCTGGCGCTTGCGCTCAGCCGGCTGCAGGCGATCGCCCCCGACCTCCAACGCGCCGCGCTTTCCGCCACCGTGGCCGACGTCGAGGGGTTTCGCGCCTGGCTGGCGCCGTGGGGCGAGATCGACGCGGTCGAGCTGGTTGAAGGCGAGAAGGGGGCCGCGCCCGAGGTCGAGATTTTGTTGCCTGAAGAGGCCAGCGTGCCGTGGGGCGGCCACGCGGCGATCTGGGCGATCCCGCAGCTCTACCGGCTCGTCAAGCAGGGGCGGACGACCTTGATCTTCGCCAATACCCGCTTCCTCGCCGAATTGATCTTCGAGCAGCTGTGGGATGCCAACGAAGACACGCTGCCGATCGGCATCCACCACGGCTCGCTGTCGAAAGAAGCGCGCCGCAAGGTCGAGGGCGCGATGGCGCGCGGGGAATTGCGCGCCCTGGTCGCCACCGCCAGCCTCGACCTCGGCGTCGACTGGGGCGATATCGACTGCGTGGTGCAGATGGGTGCGCCGAAAGGGTCGAGTCGCCTGCTCCAGCGCATCGGGCGCGCCAATCACCGCCTCGATCAGCCGAGCCGAGCGGTGCTGGTGCCGGGCAACAGGTTCGAGTTCCTCGAGGCCACTGCCGCCAAAGATGCGGTGGATCAGGGCCAGCGCGACGGAGAGGACTTTCGCCCCGGTGGGCTCGACGTCCTCGCCCAGCACGTCATGACCTGCGCTTGCGCTGCGCCGTTCGAAGAAGCCGCGCTGCTCGCGGAGGTGCGGTCGAGCCTCGCCTTTGCCTGGCTCGACGCACCGACCTGGCAACGTGTGCTGCACTTCGTCGCCACCGGGGGCTATGCGCTCGAGGCCTACGACAAGTTTCGCCGCATCGTGCGCGACGAGGCCGGACTGTGGCGCCTGACGCATCCGCAGCATGCCCAGCGTCACCGGATGAACGCCGGCATCATCGTCGATTCCGAAATGATCGAGATTCGATTCCGCAACGGCCGCTCGCTCGGCAAGGTGGAAGAGGCCTTTGCGGCTTCGCTCGGCCCCGGAGACACGATCCGCTTTGCCGGGATGGACCTTGAGGTCGAGGCGCTCAAAGATCTCGAGCTGGTGGTCCGCGCCGCGAAGCGCGCCGGACAGATCCCGAGCTACATGGGCCTGAGATTGCCGCTCACCACCCACCTTGCCGATCGGGTGCGGGCGATGTTGGTCGACCGCGCCGGATGGGGCCGTTTTCCCGACGATGTCCGCGAATGGCTCGAGGTGCAGGACTGGCGCAGCGCCATGCCAGGGCCGGATTCGCTGCTGGTCGAGAGCTTTCCGCACGCGCAGCGCGAGTACACCGTCTATTATACCTTCACCGGGTGGAACGCGAACCAGTCGCTTGGCATGCTGATCACCAAGCGCATGGAAGAGCGCGGGCTGATGCCGGGCGGCTTCGTCGCCAACGACTATTCGCTCGCAGTCTGGGGCCTCAAGGCGGTGGAAGACCCGGCGGCGCTGCTTTCGCCGGACATCCTGGCGCACGAATTCGTCGACTGGGTGCAGAATTCGCACCTACTGCGTCGCGCTTTTCGCGAAGTGGCGGTCATTTCCGGGCTGGTGGAGCGGCAACACCCGGGCAAGCGCAAGAGCGGCAAGCAGGTAACCTTCTCGACCGACCTCATCTACGACGTGCTGCGCAAGTACGAGCCCGGTCATGTGCTGCTCGAGGCCGCGTGGGCCGATGCCCGTGAGCGGATGACCGACATCGGCAGGCTCGGCGATCTGCTCGACAGCGCCGCGGCGCGGCTCGTCCACGTGCGGCTCGAGCGCGTCAGTCCGTTGGCGGTGCCGGTGATGGTGATGATCGGCCGCGAAAGCCTGCCACAAGGTGCGGTCGACGAAGAGCTGCTGTTCGAAGCGGAGGCGCTGGCGGGGGCGGCCATGCGGGTGGAGGCGCCCGTCGACGATCTCTGGCCGGACGAAAGCGAAGACTGA
- a CDS encoding ExbD/TolR family protein: MAIAVGGGGEERPMSDINTTPLVDVMLVLLIIFLITVPVALQTVEKLKIPVFQAAETKDKAENLLITVTTTDAQGRTPTLSQSDYSGATRSGKCRVFFNNVTPVDSTELYDKAFERLDGIVQREGGVEAIMQDPEKIPQVIIRADVNTPWRCVAGTIFNVQAAGYPTVGFISNPRPLS, translated from the coding sequence ATGGCGATAGCAGTTGGCGGAGGCGGCGAAGAACGGCCGATGTCCGACATCAACACCACGCCGCTGGTGGACGTGATGCTCGTGCTTCTGATCATCTTCCTGATCACCGTCCCGGTGGCCTTGCAGACGGTCGAGAAGCTGAAGATCCCGGTCTTCCAGGCCGCTGAAACGAAGGACAAGGCCGAGAACCTGCTTATCACCGTCACAACGACGGACGCGCAGGGCCGCACGCCGACGCTTTCCCAGTCGGACTATTCCGGCGCAACGCGCAGCGGCAAGTGCCGGGTGTTCTTCAACAACGTGACCCCGGTGGATTCGACGGAACTCTACGACAAGGCGTTCGAGCGGCTCGACGGCATCGTCCAGCGCGAAGGCGGCGTTGAGGCGATCATGCAGGACCCGGAGAAGATCCCGCAGGTCATCATCCGCGCCGACGTCAACACGCCGTGGCGCTGCGTGGCCGGCACGATCTTCAACGTCCAGGCTGCTGGCTATCCGACGGTTGGATTCATCTCCAATCCGCGGCCGCTGAGCTGA
- a CDS encoding cupin domain-containing protein, with the protein MRRALAAVGLVATAGCASSPAPIPVYAPPLGINQVLEGPIESAPGHSLIVGDLNMPAGAAIPRHYHYGEEFLYVLGGSATVSRAGMADVVLEPGKGLRIAPGVVHWGKAGPQGVRAVSSWVKDDTKPLREAVGD; encoded by the coding sequence ATGCGCCGCGCGCTTGCCGCGGTCGGGCTGGTAGCCACGGCGGGCTGCGCTTCGAGTCCCGCACCCATCCCCGTCTACGCGCCGCCGCTCGGCATCAATCAGGTGCTCGAAGGGCCGATCGAATCCGCCCCCGGCCATTCGCTGATCGTCGGCGATCTCAACATGCCGGCAGGCGCGGCAATTCCGCGGCACTACCATTATGGCGAGGAGTTCCTTTACGTTCTGGGCGGTTCCGCGACTGTTTCCCGCGCCGGAATGGCCGATGTGGTTCTCGAGCCCGGCAAAGGCCTGCGCATTGCTCCGGGCGTGGTCCACTGGGGCAAGGCCGGCCCGCAGGGCGTGCGCGCCGTGTCGAGCTGGGTGAAGGACGATACAAAGCCGCTGCGCGAGGCGGTGGGGGACTGA
- the rpmI gene encoding 50S ribosomal protein L35, whose translation MPKLKTKSGVKKRFKITANGKVKHGVAGKRHRLISHNAKYIRQQRGTKVIADADAKTIKKWAPYGLG comes from the coding sequence ATGCCCAAGCTGAAGACCAAGAGCGGTGTGAAGAAGCGCTTCAAGATCACCGCCAACGGCAAGGTCAAGCACGGTGTCGCCGGCAAGCGCCACCGTCTGATCAGCCACAATGCGAAGTACATCCGCCAACAGCGGGGAACCAAGGTGATCGCCGACGCCGACGCGAAGACGATCAAGAAGTGGGCCCCGTACGGTCTCGGTTGA
- a CDS encoding ribose-phosphate pyrophosphokinase has protein sequence MKLMAGNSNLPLARAIAGYLEIPLTDASVRRFADEEIFIEIHENVRGEDMFILQSTSYPANDNLMELLIAIDACKRSSAKRITAVVPYFGYARQDRKPGPRTPISAKLVANLITEAGADRVLSVDLHAGQIQGFFDIPTDNLFAAPTMAADIQARYEGDLTVVSPDVGGVVRARALAKRLDNAPLAIVDKRRERPGESEVMNIIGSVRDRNCILIDDIVDSGGTLCNAAQALLDQGAKSVAAYITHGVLSGGAVARVDTSALTELVITDSILPTDAARDSKRIRILPIAPLIGEAVRRIADESSVSSLFD, from the coding sequence ATGAAACTCATGGCCGGCAATTCCAACCTCCCGCTCGCCCGGGCGATCGCCGGTTACCTCGAGATTCCATTAACCGACGCCAGCGTGCGGCGCTTCGCCGACGAGGAAATCTTCATCGAGATCCACGAGAACGTGCGCGGCGAAGACATGTTCATCCTCCAGTCGACGAGCTATCCGGCGAACGACAACCTGATGGAACTGCTGATCGCGATCGACGCGTGCAAGCGCTCCTCGGCCAAGCGCATTACCGCGGTCGTGCCGTACTTCGGCTATGCCCGGCAAGACCGTAAGCCGGGCCCGCGCACACCGATCAGCGCGAAGCTCGTCGCCAACCTGATTACCGAGGCCGGCGCGGACCGCGTGCTGTCGGTCGACCTGCATGCCGGCCAGATTCAGGGGTTTTTCGACATCCCGACCGACAACCTGTTCGCCGCGCCGACGATGGCGGCCGACATCCAGGCGCGGTACGAGGGCGATCTCACGGTGGTTTCGCCCGACGTGGGCGGCGTGGTCCGCGCCCGGGCGCTGGCCAAGAGGCTCGACAATGCCCCGCTGGCGATCGTCGACAAGCGCCGCGAGCGGCCCGGCGAGAGCGAGGTGATGAACATCATCGGCTCTGTGCGCGATCGCAACTGCATCCTGATCGACGACATCGTCGATTCGGGCGGGACGCTATGCAACGCCGCGCAGGCGCTGCTCGACCAGGGCGCGAAGAGCGTGGCGGCCTATATCACCCACGGCGTGCTTTCGGGCGGGGCGGTCGCGCGGGTCGATACCTCGGCGCTGACCGAACTGGTGATCACCGATTCGATCCTGCCGACCGACGCGGCCAGGGATTCCAAGCGTATCCGGATCCTGCCGATCGCCCCGCTGATCGGCGAAGCGGTGCGCCGCATTGCCGACGAGAGCTCGGTATCGAGCCTGTTCGACTGA
- a CDS encoding homoserine dehydrogenase encodes MAAPLRIALAGLGTVGAGLVRLFETNGALIARRAGRPIEIVAVSARDRARDRGVDISSFAWEDDMTALAGRSDVDVVVELVGGSDGPALATARRALKGGKALVTANKAMIAHHGLELAELAEAGGAVLRFEAAVAGGIPVIKGLREGAAGNRIERIYGILNGTCNYILSTMEQTGRDFGEVLSEAQRLGYAEADPTFDVDGVDAAHKLAILAALAFGAKIDFEAVDVGGIGSVRAADIAQAAALGYRIRLIGMAEVDGEGNLFQRVQPCLVPTGNPLAAVDGPTNAVVAVGNFSGPLLFQGAGAGDGPTASAVAADLIDIARGDSGPPFSVPAGELETLARADAGHRTGRTYLRFVVADRPGVLAEIAAAMRDGGVSIESLIQQGRPEEGGEVLVAMVTHEGREANVAKALALLEGSASLAEAPLVMRLLG; translated from the coding sequence ATGGCCGCACCGCTTCGCATCGCTCTTGCCGGGCTCGGCACCGTTGGCGCCGGTCTCGTCCGGCTATTCGAAACCAACGGCGCGCTGATTGCCCGCCGCGCCGGAAGGCCGATCGAGATCGTCGCGGTCTCGGCGCGCGACCGCGCCAGGGATCGCGGGGTCGATATCTCGTCTTTCGCGTGGGAAGACGACATGACCGCGCTCGCTGGCCGGAGCGACGTCGACGTCGTGGTCGAGCTCGTCGGCGGGTCGGACGGACCGGCGCTGGCCACGGCGCGCCGCGCGCTGAAGGGTGGCAAGGCTCTGGTCACCGCCAACAAGGCCATGATCGCCCACCATGGCCTCGAACTCGCCGAACTGGCCGAGGCGGGCGGAGCGGTGCTGCGCTTCGAAGCGGCCGTCGCCGGCGGCATCCCGGTGATCAAGGGGCTGCGCGAAGGGGCCGCAGGCAATCGGATCGAACGCATCTACGGGATCCTCAACGGCACCTGCAATTACATCCTCTCGACGATGGAGCAGACCGGGCGCGACTTCGGCGAGGTGCTCAGCGAAGCGCAGCGGCTGGGCTATGCCGAGGCCGACCCGACGTTCGACGTCGACGGGGTCGACGCGGCGCACAAGCTGGCAATTCTCGCCGCGCTGGCGTTCGGCGCGAAGATCGACTTCGAAGCGGTCGACGTGGGCGGCATAGGCAGCGTGCGCGCCGCCGATATCGCCCAGGCCGCAGCGCTCGGTTACCGCATACGCCTGATCGGCATGGCCGAGGTCGACGGTGAGGGGAACCTGTTCCAGAGGGTCCAGCCCTGCCTGGTGCCGACCGGCAACCCGCTCGCTGCTGTCGACGGGCCGACCAATGCCGTGGTGGCGGTCGGCAATTTCTCCGGCCCGCTGCTGTTTCAGGGCGCGGGTGCCGGCGACGGCCCGACGGCGAGCGCGGTGGCGGCAGACCTCATCGACATTGCCCGCGGCGACAGCGGACCGCCCTTCTCGGTGCCGGCAGGGGAACTCGAAACGCTGGCGCGCGCCGACGCCGGGCATCGCACCGGCCGCACCTATTTACGCTTCGTGGTCGCCGACCGGCCCGGCGTGCTGGCCGAGATCGCCGCGGCGATGCGCGACGGCGGCGTGTCGATCGAAAGCCTGATCCAACAGGGCCGGCCAGAAGAAGGCGGCGAGGTGCTGGTGGCGATGGTCACCCACGAAGGCCGCGAGGCCAATGTCGCCAAGGCGCTGGCACTGCTCGAAGGCTCGGCCAGCCTGGCCGAAGCGCCACTGGTCATGCGCCTGCTCGGCTGA
- a CDS encoding ExbD/TolR family protein: MAMSGGSDDGQPMMEMNTTPLIDVMLVLLIMLIFTLPPVTNAVNIDLPSPSPNETPPPVDPVVNKLVLTPTNEILWNGEPISPGGLAANLQTSLQLPTEPELQFEPEAEASYDLSAQVLNIIKGSGVTKFGFVGNEKYRAFGKD, encoded by the coding sequence ATGGCAATGTCTGGCGGTAGCGACGACGGCCAACCGATGATGGAAATGAACACGACGCCGCTGATCGACGTCATGCTCGTGCTCCTCATCATGCTGATCTTCACGCTTCCTCCGGTGACGAACGCGGTCAATATCGACCTCCCGTCGCCGAGCCCCAACGAAACCCCGCCGCCGGTCGACCCCGTGGTGAACAAGCTGGTGTTGACGCCCACCAACGAGATCCTGTGGAACGGCGAACCCATCTCGCCGGGCGGCCTCGCCGCCAATCTGCAGACATCGCTGCAACTGCCGACCGAACCGGAGCTGCAGTTCGAGCCGGAAGCAGAGGCGAGCTACGATCTTTCGGCCCAGGTGCTGAACATCATCAAAGGCTCGGGCGTGACCAAGTTCGGCTTCGTCGGCAACGAGAAGTACCGCGCTTTCGGCAAGGATTAG
- the glpX gene encoding class II fructose-bisphosphatase, whose protein sequence is MKNAAVSPSHVLDRVLVLEMVRVTEAAAVAASRLVGRGDEKAADAAAVEAMRKAFDELDIDGTVVIGEGERDEAPMLFIGEKVGGAPDTGPKIDIALDPLEGTTITAKAGPNALAVLAAAEKGCLLNAPDVYMDKLAVGPGYPEGVIDLAKSPTENVTAVAAAKGVAPNEVIVCVLDRPRHAELIAELRDIGCGIVLIGDGDVAGVIATTDPDTTVDMYMGSGGAPEGVLAAAALRCVGGQFNGRLLFRNDDERARARKWGIDDLDRIYQLEDLAKGDCIFAATGVTDGSLLEGVKHLRGGLMTTESVVMRASSGTVRWIKGEHRKH, encoded by the coding sequence ATGAAAAACGCCGCCGTCTCCCCCAGTCACGTGCTCGACCGGGTGCTGGTGCTGGAAATGGTCCGGGTAACCGAGGCGGCCGCCGTCGCCGCGAGCCGGTTGGTCGGGCGGGGCGACGAAAAGGCGGCCGACGCCGCTGCGGTCGAGGCCATGCGTAAGGCGTTCGACGAGCTCGACATCGACGGCACCGTCGTGATCGGCGAAGGTGAGCGCGACGAGGCGCCGATGCTGTTCATCGGCGAGAAGGTCGGCGGCGCGCCGGACACCGGCCCGAAGATCGACATCGCCCTGGACCCGCTCGAAGGCACCACGATCACCGCCAAGGCGGGACCCAACGCGCTTGCCGTGCTGGCGGCGGCGGAGAAGGGCTGCCTGCTCAACGCGCCCGACGTCTACATGGACAAGCTCGCCGTCGGGCCCGGATATCCCGAAGGCGTCATCGACCTTGCCAAGTCGCCGACCGAAAACGTCACGGCTGTCGCTGCTGCAAAGGGAGTCGCGCCCAACGAGGTCATCGTCTGCGTGCTCGACCGTCCGCGCCATGCCGAACTGATTGCCGAACTTCGCGATATCGGCTGCGGCATCGTGCTGATCGGCGACGGCGACGTCGCCGGAGTGATCGCCACGACCGATCCCGACACCACGGTCGACATGTACATGGGCAGCGGCGGCGCGCCGGAAGGCGTTCTGGCGGCGGCCGCGCTGCGCTGTGTGGGCGGCCAGTTCAACGGCAGGCTCTTGTTCCGCAACGACGACGAACGGGCCCGCGCCCGCAAGTGGGGAATCGACGACCTCGACCGCATCTACCAGCTCGAGGACCTTGCCAAGGGCGACTGCATCTTCGCTGCCACCGGGGTCACCGACGGTTCGCTGCTCGAAGGCGTCAAACACCTCCGCGGCGGGCTGATGACCACCGAAAGCGTGGTCATGCGCGCGAGCAGCGGCACCGTGCGCTGGATCAAGGGCGAGCACCGAAAGCACTAG
- a CDS encoding BON domain-containing protein — protein MADRYQSNRPYRERSDRAPDYDDPRGYRQQDQFSSAADDAPDGYHQSYGQMGEAGYPRENYQAEPRYETGWNRNERYGAGEAGYSRREEPRGQTAYRPGRYQPAGRGFASFTTEDQGGRDFSAPTRRRGYGSYDARMGVRPTYGYGGGEQLDRDGRLDDYSGFDGHRGWFDRASDEVASWFGDDSAARRREMDHRGRGPQNYTRSDERILEDACDNLTDDWAVDARNIQVTVKDGEVTLDGTVPSRNQKRRAEDCVDCISAVGHVQNNLRVQERREAPAERAPSGK, from the coding sequence ATGGCCGACCGCTACCAATCCAATCGACCCTATCGCGAGCGCTCCGACCGCGCGCCCGACTACGACGACCCGCGCGGGTATCGCCAGCAGGACCAGTTCTCGTCCGCCGCTGACGATGCCCCCGATGGATACCATCAGAGCTACGGCCAGATGGGCGAAGCCGGCTACCCGCGCGAGAATTATCAGGCCGAGCCGCGATACGAAACCGGATGGAACCGCAATGAACGTTATGGCGCCGGCGAAGCGGGATACTCGCGGCGTGAAGAACCACGCGGCCAGACCGCCTATCGTCCTGGCCGATACCAGCCCGCGGGGCGGGGCTTCGCCAGCTTCACGACCGAGGACCAGGGCGGCCGCGATTTCAGCGCTCCCACGCGGCGCCGCGGTTACGGCAGCTATGACGCGCGGATGGGTGTTCGCCCGACTTACGGCTATGGCGGCGGCGAGCAGCTCGACCGCGACGGCCGTCTCGACGACTACAGCGGCTTCGACGGCCATCGCGGCTGGTTCGACCGCGCCAGCGACGAGGTTGCGAGCTGGTTCGGCGACGACAGCGCCGCGCGCAGGCGCGAGATGGACCATCGCGGACGCGGTCCGCAGAACTATACCCGCTCCGACGAGCGGATTCTCGAAGACGCCTGCGACAACCTGACCGATGACTGGGCGGTCGACGCCCGGAACATTCAGGTCACCGTGAAGGACGGCGAAGTCACACTCGACGGCACCGTACCGAGCCGTAATCAGAAGCGGCGCGCCGAAGACTGTGTCGACTGCATCTCCGCGGTCGGCCACGTTCAGAATAACCTTCGCGTACAGGAGCGCCGCGAAGCCCCTGCCGAACGTGCCCCTTCGGGCAAGTGA